The Homalodisca vitripennis isolate AUS2020 unplaced genomic scaffold, UT_GWSS_2.1 ScUCBcl_1694;HRSCAF=5640, whole genome shotgun sequence DNA window ctaactaatacaaattcagctttatttggatgatcctttggtttttttttaataataatcaacatgTTCGAGTCTATTATTAACATAAAGGATGCAGGATAACTTGagttcggaatttaaactgttacttttggacggagagttttgttgagtaaaagattttgtacattagggtatatgcgaagcaaacattcaaattatctatcttacctaagagtacctacAAACGTTTTTGTCatcgcacgacacgtgatgtttggtcatcctggcgttgaagggctcagaggttggttggttcttgtgcctggagcgttgtattagctgaaaagaattttctggaagtgaaggggaatccatgtatgcttttcacgtcccccagaatgatcaataatagatcaaaattattgatcacaatgaggagcggagtgtgaggggctgggagtactgaagtgggtgtaTATCTGTAGAGTCGTGGGGCAACGAAACGATCCcggttgagatttgcgtaggggttggcggacggaatacatcttctgatatcctcctcaatcctagtgtatccagtattcctatcaaaaccacacattcatgtaatcacaactgtttcgttactaaaactctccgtccgtaacagttcaattcaacgtcttttccgaagcctattgtgatacagttataccgtttaaaaatatttcatatcaaaacaaacacctttcttccggaATACTCCGCATCAAGGCATCGAttgcacaatttaaattattgaaataatttgcttcatCGTAGAGAATGGCCtgcatttaagtaatgttaatccaaaacgtctattattaaatatatttcatatcagcTTTAAAAATTAGTACTATTTTTGTGAACTACGccgaattattaatataactagaagacccttattactttataattagagtcattgacataagaaaatagtaactaaatttttgtgatgataaagataatgtattaattaaactcacgcccctgatactcgtgtaggctcctttcttcttGGTGCAGTCCCATGCagcagaggaagacttgttgTAGTAGAGAAGGTCTTGCAAACTTTCTGACAGCATGTAGTTCTCATCACCAAAAATGACAGACACctgaggatcaataatagtattagaaattatggagttTCAACTGTAAGAGAATAactattgggaaatttatttgaggagctgggacctttttAAATGTAGAGGTCTGTAGTCAACACAATCAGGAATTGGAACTTTCAGTTAATGGCGATACCTAAACTCCtcctcagaaatataaaatatactgtagcataagacttgcgtacgtcagggtcctaaatgtgttgttttcaccaactagtaacacaaacaggcaCAAAGAAACATCTACTGGCCGTGGTTTTCTGAGACAGTgaatttcacagttcaaatagAGATAAATGTCAAGAGataacaattattgtcatcccttattctgatacgaaaatataatttaattcataaactgcGAACCcccttttcaaactttaaaaatgtataaatgttagattttatatgaagtatttaacatatttataccaatattataaTCTGTAGccgtacatatattttacaattcctcgtgagaatgatttgaatgtaaatgtatattaaatttgaatgtaatccCGGATAGTAAACAtagttctaacaaaaaaaaaaatttagttaacctatactaattaatgtttgaaatattaacctactttaatattgttaatcatgttgaaattatataatattacctattctgtttgtacgtgctatttattaactaactaatacaaattcagctttatttggatgatcctttggttttttttttaataataatcaacatgTTCGAGTCTATTATTAACATAAAGGATGCAGGATAACTTGagttcggaatttaaactgttacttttggacggagagttttgttgagtaaaagattttgtacattagggtatatgcgaagcaaacattaaaattatctatcttacctaagagtacctagAAACGGTTTTGTCatcgcacgacacgtgatgtttggtcatcctggcgttgaagggctcagaggttggttggttcttgtgcctggagcgttgtattagctgaaaagaattttctggaagtgaaggggaatccatgtatgcttttcacgtcccccagaatggtCAATAATAGATGAAAATTATTGATCACAATGAGGAGCGGAGTGTGAGGGGCTGGGAGTACCGAAGTGGGTGTATATCTGTAGAGTCGTGGGGCAACGAAACGATCCcggttgagatttgcgtaggggttggtggacggaatacatcttctgatatcctcctcaatcctagtgtatccagtattcctatcaaaaccacacatatatgtaatcacaactgtttcgttactaaaactctccgtccgtaacagttcaattcaacgtctgttccgaaaCCTATTGTGATACAGTAATaccgtttaaaaataattcatatcaaaacaaacacctttcttccggaATACTCCGCATCAAGGCATCGattgcacaatttaaatattttacttcatcgTAGATAATGGCCtgcatttaagtaatgttaatccaaaacgtctattattaaatatatttcatatcagcTTTAAAAATTAGTACTATTTTTGTGAAACTACGccgaattattaatataactagaagacccttagtactttataattagagtcatggacataagaaaatagtaactaaatttttgtgatgataaagataatgtattaattaaactcacgcccctgatactcgtgtaggctcctttctaCTTGGTGCAGTCCCATGCagcagaggaagacttgttgTAGTAGAGAAGGTCTTGCAAACTTTCTTACAGCATGTATTTCTCATCACCAAAAATGACAGACACctgaggatcaataatagtattagaaattatggagttTCAACTGTAAGAGAATAactattgggaaatttatttgaggagctgggacctttttAAATGTAGAGGTCTGTAGTCAACACAATCAGGAATTGGAACTTTCGGCTAATGGCGATACCTAAACTCCtcctcagaaatataaaatatactgtagcataagacttgcgtacgtcagggtcctaaatgtgttgttttcaccaactagtaacacaaacaggcaCAAAGAAACATCTACTGGCCGTGGTTTTCTGAGACATTgaatttcacagttcaaatagAGATAAATGTCAAGAGATAACAATATTGTCATCCCTTATTctgatacgaaaatataatttaattcataaactgcGAACCcccttttcaaactttaaaaatgtataaatgttagattaaaacaagtatttaacatatttataccaaTACTATAATCTGTAGccgtacatatattttacaattcctcgtgagaatgatttgaatgtaaatgtatattaaatttgaatgtaatccCGGATATTAAACAtagttctaacaaaaaaaaaaatttagttaacctatactaattaatgtttgaaatagtaacctactttaatattgttaatcatgttgaaattatataatattacctattctgtttgtacgtgctatttattaactaactaatacaaattcagctttatttggatgatcctttggtttttttaataataatcaacatgTTCGAGTCTATTATTAACATAAAGGATGCAGGATAAATGagttcggaatttaaactgttacttttggacggagagttttgttgagtaaaagattttgtacattagggtatatgcgaagcaaacattaaaattatctatcttacctaagagtacctagAAACGGTTTTGTCatcgcacgacacgtgatgtttggtcatcctggcgttgaagggctcagaggttggttggttcttgtgcctggagcgttgtattagctgaaaagaattttctggaagtgaaggggaatccatgtatgcttttcacgtcccccagaatggtCAATAATAGATGAAAATTATTGATCACAATGAGGAGCGGAGTGTGAGGGGCTGGGAGTACCGAAGTGGGTGTATATCTGTAGAGTCGAGGGGCAACAAAACGATCCcggttgagatttgcgtaggggttggtggacggaatacatcttctgatatcctcctcaatcctagtgtatccagtattcctatcaaaaccacacatatatgtaatcacaactgtttcgttactaaaactctccgtccgtaacagttcaattcaacgtctgttccgaaaCCCATTGTGATACAGTAATaccgtttaaaaataattcatatcaaaacaaacacctttcttccggaATACTCCGCATCAAGGCATCGAttgcacaatttaaataatttacttcatCGTAGATAATGGCCtgcatttaagtaatgttaatccaaaacgtctattattaaatatatttcatatcagcTTTAAAAATTAGTACTATTTTTGTGAACTACGccgaattattaatataactagaagacccttagtactttataattagagtcatggacataagaaaatagtaactaaatttttgtgatgataaagataatgtattaattaaactcacgcccctgatactcgtgtaggctcctttctaCTTGGTGCAGTCCCATGCagcagaggaagacttgttgTAGTAGAGAAGGTCTTGCAAACTTTCTTACAGCATGTATTTCTCATCACCAAAAATGACAGACACctgaggatcaataatagtattagaaattatggagttTCAACTGTAACAGAATAactattgggaaatttatttgaggagctgggacctttttAAATGTAGAGGTCTGTAGTCAACACAATCAGGAATTGGAACTTTCGGCTAATGGCGATACCTAAACTCCtcctcagaaatataaaatatactgtagcataagacttgcgtacgtcagggtcctaaatgtgttgttttcaccaactagtaacacaaacaggcaCAAAGAAACATCTACTGGCCGTGGTTTTCTGAGACATTgaatttcacagttcaaatagAGATAAATGTCAAGAGATAACAATATTGTCATCCCTTATTctgatacgaaaatataatttaattcataaactgcGAACCcccttttcaaactttaaaaatgtataaatgttagattaaaacaagtatttaacatatttataccaaTACTATAATCTGTAGccgtacatatattttacaattcctcgtgagaatgatttgaatgtaaatgtatattaaatttgaatgtaatccCGGATATTAAACAtagttctaacaaaaaaaaaaatttagttaacctatactaattaatgtttgaaatagtaacctactttaatattgttaatcatgttgaaattatataatattacctattctgtttgtacgtgctatttattaactaactaatacaaattcagctttatttggatgatcctttggtttttttaataataatcaacatgTTCGAGTCTATTATTAACATAAAGGATGCAGGATAAATGagttcggaatttaaactgttacttttggacggagagttttgttgagtaataGATTTTGTACATTAGGGTATATGCgaagcaaacattaaaattatctatcttacctaagagtacctagAAACGGTTTTGTCatcgcacgacacgtgatgtttggtcatcctggcgttgaagggctcagaggttggttggttcttgtgcctggagcgttgtattagctgaaaagaattttctggaagtgaaggggaatccatgtatgcttttcacgtcccccagaatggtCAATAATAGATGAAAATTATTGATCACAATGAGGAGCGGAGTGTGAGGGGCTGGGAGTACCGAAGTGGGTGTATATCTGTAGAGTCGAGGGGCAACAAAACGATCCcggttgagatttgcgtaggggttggtggacggaatacatcttctgatatcctcctcaatcctagtgtatccagtattcctatcaaaaccacacatatatgtaatcacaactgtttcgttactaaaactctccgtccgtaacagttcaattcaacgtctgttccgaaaCCCATTGTGATACAGTAATaccgtttaaaaataattcatatcaaaacaaacacctttcttccggaATACTCCGCATCAAGGCATCGattgcacaatttaaaataatttacttcatcGTAGATAATGGCCtgcatttaagtaatgttaatccaaaacgtctttaattaaatatatttcatatcagcTTTAAAAATTAGTACTATTTTTGTGAACTACGccgaattattaatataactagaagACCCTTAGTAACTTATAATTAGAGTCATggacataagaaaatagtaactaaatttttgtgatgataaagataatgtattaattaaactcacgcccctgatactcgtgtaggctcctttctaCTTGGTGCAGTCCCATGCagcagaggaagacttgttgTAGTAGAGAAGGTCTTGCAAACTTTCTTACAGCATGTATTTCTCATCACCAAAAATGACAGACACctgaggatcaataatagtattagaaattatggagttTCAACTGTAACAGAATAactattgggaaatttatttgaggagctgggacctttttAAATGTAGAGGTCTGTAGTCAACACAATCAGGAATTGGAACTTTCGGCTAATGGCGATACCTAAACTCCtcctcagaaatataaaatatactgtagcataagacttgcgtacgtcagggtcctaaatgtgttgttttcaccaactagtaacacaaacaggcaCAAAGAAACATCTACTGGCCGTGGTTTTCTGAGACATTgaatttcacagttcaaatagAGATAAATGTCAAGAGATAACAATATTGTCATCCCTTATTctgatacgaaaatataatttaattcataaactgcGAACCcccttttcaaactttaaaaatgtataaatgttagattaaaacaagtatttaacatatttataccaaTACTATAATCTATAGccgtacatatattttacaattcctcgtgagaatgatttgaatgtaaatgtatattaaatttgaatgtaatccCGGATATTAAACATagttctaacaaaaaataaaatttagttaacctatactaattaatgtttgaaatagtaacctactttaatattgttaatcatgttgaaattatataatattacctattctgtttgtacgtgctatttattaactaactaatacaaattcagctttatttggatgatcctttggtttttttaataataatcaacatgTTCGAGTCTATTATTAACATAAAGGATGCAGGATAAATGagttcggaatttaaactgttacttttggacggagagttttgttgagtaataGATTTTGTACATTAGGGTATATGCgaagcaaacattaaaattatctatcttacctaagagtacctagAAACGGTTTTGTCatcgcacgacacgtgatgtttggtcatcctggcgttgaagggctcagaggttggttggttcttgtgcctggagcgttgtattagctgaaaagaattttctggaagtgaaggggaatccatgtatgcttttcacgtcccccagaatggtCAATAATAGATGAAAATTATTGATCACAATGAGGAGCGGAGTGTGAGGGGCTGGGAGTACCGAAGTGGGTGTATATCTGTAGAGTCGAGGGGCAACAAAACGATCCcggttgagatttgcgtaggggttggtggacggaatacatcttctgatatcctcctcaatcctagtgtatccagtattcctatcaaaaccacacatatatgtaatcacaactgtttcgttactaaaactctccgtccgtaacagttcaattcaacgtctgttccgaaaCCCATTGTGATACAGTAATaccgtttaaaaataattcatatcaaaacaaacacctttcttccggaATACTCCGCATCAAGGCATCGAttgcacaatttaaataatttacttcatCGTAGATAATGGCCtgcatttaagtaatgttaatccaaaacgtctttaattaaatatatttcatatcagcTTTAAAAATTAGTACTATTTTTGTGAACTACGccgaattattaatataactagaagACCCTTAGTAACTTATAATTAGAGTCATggacataagaaaatagtaactaaatttttgtgatgataaagataatgtattaattaaactcacgcccctgatactcgtgtaggctcctttctaCTTGGTGCAGTCCCATGCagcagaggaagacttgttgTAGTAGAGAAGGTCTTGCAAACTTTCTTACAGCATGTATTTCTCATCACCAAAAATGACAGACACctgaggatcaataatagtattagaaattatggagttTCAACTGTAACAGAATAactattgggaaatttatttgaggagctgggacctttttAAATGTAGAGGTCTGTAGTCAACACAATCAGGAATTGGAACTTTCGGCTAATGGCGATACCTAAACTCCtcctcagaaatataaaatatactgtagcataagacttgcgtacgtcagggtcctaaatgtgttgttttcaccaactagtaacacaaacaggcaCAAAGAAACATCTACTGGCCGTGGTTTTCTGAGACATTgaatttcacagttcaaatagAGATAAATGTCAAGAGATAACAATATTGTCATCCCTTATTctgatacgaaaatataatttaattcataaactgcGAACCcccttttcaaactttaaaaatgtataaatgttagattaaaacaagtatttaacatatttataccaaTACTATAATCTATAGccgtacatatattttacaattcctcgtgagaatgatttgaatgtaaatgtatattaaatttgaatgtaatccCGGATATTAAACATagttctaacaaaaaataaaatttagttaacctatactaattaatgtttgaaatagtaacctactttaatattgttaatcatgttgaaattatataatattacctattctgtttgtacgtgctatttattaactaactaatacaaattcagctttatttggatgatcctttggttttttttaataataatcaacatgTTCGAGTCTATTATTAACATAAAGGATGCAGGATAAATGagttcggaatttaaactgttacttttggacggagagttttgttgagtaataGATTTTGTACATTAGGGTATATGCgaagcaaacattaaaattatctatcttacctaagagtacctagAAACGGTTTTGTCatcgcacgacacgtgatgtttggtcatcctggcgttgaagggctcagaggttggttggttcttgtgcctggagcgttgtattagctgaaaagaattttctggaagtgaaggggaatccatgtatgcttttcacgtcccccagaatggtCAATAATAGATGAAAATTATTGATCACAATGAGGAGCGGAGTGTGAGGGGCTGGGAGTACCGAAGTGGGTGTATATCTGTAGAGTCGAGGGGCAACAAAACGATCCcggttgagatttgcgtaggggttggtggacggaatacatcttctgatatcctcctcaatcctagtgtatccagtattcctatcaaaaccacacatatatgtaatcacaactgtttcgttactaaaactctccgtccgtaacagttcaattcaacgtctgttccgaaaCCCATTGTGATACAGTAATaccgtttaaaaataattcatatcaaaacaaacacctttcttccggaATACTCCGCATCAAGGCATCGAttgcacaatttaaataatttacttcatCGTAGATAATGGCCtgcatttaagtaatgttaatccaaaacgtctttaattaaatatatttcatatcagcTTTAAAAATTAGTACTATTTTTGTGAACTACGccgaattattaatataactagaagACCCTTAGTAACTTATAATTAGAGTCATggacataagaaaatagtaactaaatttttgtgatgataaagataatgtattaattaaactcacgcccctgatactcgtgtaggctcctttctaCTTGGTGCAGTCCCATGCagcagaggaagacttgttgTAGTAGAGAAGGTCTTGCAAACTTTCTTACAGCATGTATTTCTCATCACCAAAAATGACAGACACctgaggatcaataatagtattagaaattatggagttTCAACTGTAACAGAATAactattgggaaatttatttgaggagctgggacctttttAAATGTAGAGGTCTGTAGTCAACACAATCAGGAATTGGAACTTTCGGCTAATGGCGATACCTAAACTCCtcctcagaaatataaaatatactgtagcataagacttgcgtacgtcagggtcctaaatgtgttgttttcaccaactagtaacacaaacaggcaCAAAGAAACATCTACTGGCCGTGGTTTTCTGAGACATTgaatttcacagttcaaatagAGATAAATGTCAAGAGATAACAATATTGTCATCCCTTATTctgatacgaaaatataatttaattcataaactgcGAACCcccttttcaaactttaaaaatgtataaatgttagattaaaacaagtatttaacatatttataccaaTACTATAATCTATAGccgtacatatattttacaattcctcgtgagaatgatttgaatgtaaatgtatattaaatttgaatgtaatccCGGATATTAAACATagttctaacaaaaaataaaatttagttaacctatactaattaatgtttgaaatagtaacctactttaatattgttaatcatgttgaaattatataatattacctattctgtttgtacgtgctatttattaactaactaatacaaattcagctttatttggatgatcctttggtttttttaataataatcaacatgTTCGAGTCTATTATTAACATAAAGGATGCAGGATAAATGagttcggaatttaaactgttacttttggacggagagttttgttgagtaataGATTTTGTACATTAGGGTATATGCgaagcaaacattaaaattatctatcttacctaagagtacctagAAACGGTTTTGTCatcgcacgacacgtgatgtttggtcatcctggcgttgaagggctcagaggttggttggttcttgtgcctggagcgttgtattagctgaaaagaattttctggaagtgaaggggaatccatgtatgcttttcacgtcccccagaatggtCAATAATAGATGAAAATTATTGATCACAATGAGGAGCGGAGTGTGAGGGGCTGGGAGTACCGAAGTGGGTGTATATCTGTAGAGTCGAGGGGCAACAAAACGATCCcggttgagatttgcgtaggggttggtggacggaatacatcttctgatatcctcctcaatcctagtgtatccagtattcctatcaaaaccacacatAGATGTAAGCGCAACAC harbors:
- the LOC124371620 gene encoding uncharacterized protein LOC124371620 gives rise to the protein MTKPFLGTLRNTGYTRIEEDIRRCIPSTNPYANLNRDRFVAPRLYRYTPTSVLPAPHTPLLIVINNFHLLLTILGDVKSIHGFPFTSRKFFSANTTLQAQEPTNL